A single window of Larimichthys crocea isolate SSNF chromosome XII, L_crocea_2.0, whole genome shotgun sequence DNA harbors:
- the xylt2 gene encoding xylosyltransferase 2 isoform X3, producing MVASARVQKLLRRYKLAIAAALTILLIQGLVVWSLRSLEEGEEEVRKIRSKLPDHNSQDPKRDTALWEKPKSGKNRGRWSGRSERTGGTAASALRRGSIRKGEKLGGKLKSPKERGMTGTGLDGVVLHDLSSSRNFSETRGGVDGAAKLPPSVILGEPGSVDGAHQASSSDFVPKCDIIGKDALSALHRAGSQQCRQEIANIVCQHQAGQLMPDALPQFCPQLGVSNQVQAVGELDNSLSGVQNPVRVAFVLMVHGRAERQLKRLIKAIYHRDHYYYIHVDQRSSYLHREVLQIAQQYPNIRATPWRMVTIWGGASLLKAYLHSMQDLLSMQDWKWDFFINLSATDFPTRTNDELVAFLSQQRDKNFLKSHGRENARFIKKQGLDRLFHECDNHMWRLGERSIPEGLEVSGGSDWFALTRRFVEYVINSQNDLVLGLKQFYSYALLPAESFFHTVLGNSHMCDTLVDNNLRVTNWNRKLGCKCQYKHIVDWCGCSPNDFKPQDLIRIQQLTRPTFFARKFESTVNQEAIDILDTHLYGQYAPGTVAIKAYWESLFEQLDGMSSLSDVALTAYTSFFRLGLKNLATVQSNAEACRFEPVGYPLSVHLYFYDDRFQGYLVRQEVQAVDSKVRETLEMWAVPQATLVVESNVKEFERLKNLEIGTEWDPKERIFRNFGGVIGPLNEPLAVQKWARGPNLTATIVWIDPALVVAASYDITVDVDAEYTQYKPPLQRPLRPGTWTVRVLKQWERVAEVRFLVMPLTFKDKKPLRQEEDSWLHAGPPGNLYLEQSFQQLSSVLKLPPQEPAMQEAQRKAQLVGQPLEAWVDSSIGTFWVTGDMCATQTSSCPAMGPCSKTSWSSLSPDPKSELGPVKSDGRIR from the exons ATGGTGGCCAGCGCTCGGGTGCAGAAGCTGCTCCGCCGATACAAACTAGCGATCGCCGCCGCGTTGACTATCCTCCTGATCCAGGGGCTGGTGGTATGGAGCCTGAGGAGTCTGGAGGAAGGCGAGGAAGAGGTG agaAAAATACGGTCTAAGCTGCCTGACCACAACAGCCAGGACCCCAAGAGAGACACAGCACTTTGGGAGAAACCAAAGTCGGGGAAGAACAGGGGCAGATGGAGCGGCAGGTCGGAGAGGACGGGCGGCACAGCAGCCAGCGCGCTGAGGAGAGGGTCCATCCGCAAAGGAGAAAAGCTAGGCGGCAAGCTGAAGTCTCCCAAAGAGCGAGGGATGACAGGAACCGGATTGGACGGCGTGGTCCTCCACGACCTGTCCAGCAGCCGTAACTTCAGCGAGACCCGAGGTGGCGTCGACGGGGCGGCCAAGTTGCCTCCTTCCGTCATACTCGGAGAGCCGGGCAGCGTGGACGGGGCGCACCAAGCCTCCAGCAGTGACTTTGTGCCCAAATGTGATATCATAGGCAAGGACGCGCTGTCCGCTCTCCACCGCGCCGGTTCGCAGCAGTGCCGACAGGAGATCGCCAACATCGTGTGTCAGCATCAGGCCGGGCAGCTCATGCCGGACGCACTTCCTCAGTTCTGCCCACAGCTCG GTGTATCGAATCAGGTGCAGGCCGTCGGCGAGCTGGACAACAGCCTGTCCGGAGTGCAGAACCCCGTCAGGGTGGCCTTCGTTCTGATGGTGCACGGCCGAGCTGAACGGCAGCTAAAGCGCCTCATTAAAGCCATATATCACCGTGACCACTACTACTACATCCACGTGGACCAG CGGTCCAGCTACTTGCATCGGGAGGTGCTGCAGATAGCCCAGCAGTACCCAAACATACGAGCCACGCCCTGGAGGATGGTCACCATCTGGGGCGGCGCCAGCTTGTTGAAGGCCTACCTACACAGCATGCAGGACCTGCTCTCCATGCAGGACTGGAAGTGGGATTTTTTCATCAACCTCAGTGCTACAGATTTCCCCACCAG GACCAATGATGAACTGGTGGCGTTCCTGTCGCAGCAAAGAGACAAGAACTTCCTCAAGTCCCACGGGAGAGAAAACGCCCG GTTCATTAAGAAGCAGGGCCTCGACCGGCTCTTCCACGAGTGCGACAACCACATGTGGCGCCTCGGCGAACGCAGCATCCCAGAAGGCCTGGAAGTCTCGGGCGGCTCCGATTGGTTCGCGCTCACCCGCCGCTTCGTGGAGTACGTCATCAACTCCCAGAATGACCTGGTGTTGGGGCTGAAGCAGTTCTATTCCTACGCTCTGCTCCCCGCTGAG tccTTCTTCCACACCGTGCTCGGGAACAGTCACATGTGCGACACTCTGGTGGACAACAACCTGCGTGTCACCAACTGGAATCGTAAGCTGGGCTGTAAATGCCAGTACAAGCACATTGTGGACTGGTGTGGCTGCTCTCCCAACGATTTCAAACCACAAGACCTCATTCGGATCCAG CAACTGACCCGTCCGACGTTCTTTGCTCGCAAGTTTGAGTCAACGGTGAACCAGGAGGCCATCGACATCCTGGACACTCACCTGTATGGCCAGTACGCTCCAGGCACCGTTGCCATCAAGGCATACTGGGAGAGCCTGTTTGAGCAGCTGGATGGCATGAGCTCACTCAGCGACGTCGCTCTCACTGCTTACACTTCTTTCTTCCGCCTGGGCCTCAAGAATCTGGCGACTGTTCAGAGCAACGCAGAGGCCTGCAG GTTTGAACCAGTGGGCTACCCTCTTTCTGTGCACTTGTACTTTTATGACGACCGTTTCCAAGGTTACCTGGTGCGTCAGGAAGTCCAGGCTGTGGATTCAAAGGTCAGGGAGACACTGGAGATGTGGGCAGTGCCCCAAGCCACGCTGGTGGTGGAGTCAAACGTTAAGGAGTTTGAAAGGCTCAAGAATCTGGAA ATTGGCACAGAGTGGGATCCCAAAGAAAGGATCTTCCGTAACTTCGGCGGGGTGATCGGCCCTTTGAACGAACCCCTCGCAGTCCAGAAGTGGGCCCGTGGTCCCAACCTCACAGCCACTATTGTGTGGATCGACCCAGCTCTGGTGGTGGCAGCATCTTATGACATTACTGTGGATGTGGATGCAGAGTACACCCAGTACAAACCCCCACTGCAGCGCCCCCTGCGACCTGGTACCTGGACGGTACGGGTGTTAAAACAGTGGGAGCGCGTGGCGGAGGTTCGCTTCCTCGTCATGCCGCTAACCTTTAAAGATAAGAAGCCGCTACGCCAAG AGGAGGACAGCTGGCTCCATGCAGGCCCTCCGGGTAACCTGTACCTGGAGCAGAGCTTCCAGCAGCTCAGCTCTGTGCTGAAGCTGCCTCCCCAGGAGCCCGCCATGCAGGAGGCCCAGCGTAAAGCCCAGCTGGTGGGTCAGCCTCTTGAAGCATGGGTGGACAGCAGCATAGGGACCTTCTGGGTTACAGGCGACATGTGCGCCACTCAGACTTCCTCTTGCCCAGCCATGGGACCTTGCTCCAAGACATCCTGGAGCTCTCTGTCCCCGGACCCCAAATCTGAACTGGGCCCAGTCAAAAGTGATGGGCGGATCAGGTAG
- the xylt2 gene encoding xylosyltransferase 2 isoform X1: MVASARVQKLLRRYKLAIAAALTILLIQGLVVWSLRSLEEGEEEVRKIRSKLPDHNSQDPKRDTALWEKPKSGKNRGRWSGRSERTGGTAASALRRGSIRKGEKLGGKLKSPKERGMTGTGLDGVVLHDLSSSRNFSETRGGVDGAAKLPPSVILGEPGSVDGAHQASSSDFVPKCDIIGKDALSALHRAGSQQCRQEIANIVCQHQAGQLMPDALPQFCPQLGEEPKTRVSNQVQAVGELDNSLSGVQNPVRVAFVLMVHGRAERQLKRLIKAIYHRDHYYYIHVDQRSSYLHREVLQIAQQYPNIRATPWRMVTIWGGASLLKAYLHSMQDLLSMQDWKWDFFINLSATDFPTRTNDELVAFLSQQRDKNFLKSHGRENARFIKKQGLDRLFHECDNHMWRLGERSIPEGLEVSGGSDWFALTRRFVEYVINSQNDLVLGLKQFYSYALLPAESFFHTVLGNSHMCDTLVDNNLRVTNWNRKLGCKCQYKHIVDWCGCSPNDFKPQDLIRIQQLTRPTFFARKFESTVNQEAIDILDTHLYGQYAPGTVAIKAYWESLFEQLDGMSSLSDVALTAYTSFFRLGLKNLATVQSNAEACRFEPVGYPLSVHLYFYDDRFQGYLVRQEVQAVDSKVRETLEMWAVPQATLVVESNVKEFERLKNLEIGTEWDPKERIFRNFGGVIGPLNEPLAVQKWARGPNLTATIVWIDPALVVAASYDITVDVDAEYTQYKPPLQRPLRPGTWTVRVLKQWERVAEVRFLVMPLTFKDKKPLRQEEDSWLHAGPPGNLYLEQSFQQLSSVLKLPPQEPAMQEAQRKAQLVGQPLEAWVDSSIGTFWVTGDMCATQTSSCPAMGPCSKTSWSSLSPDPKSELGPVKSDGRIR; the protein is encoded by the exons ATGGTGGCCAGCGCTCGGGTGCAGAAGCTGCTCCGCCGATACAAACTAGCGATCGCCGCCGCGTTGACTATCCTCCTGATCCAGGGGCTGGTGGTATGGAGCCTGAGGAGTCTGGAGGAAGGCGAGGAAGAGGTG agaAAAATACGGTCTAAGCTGCCTGACCACAACAGCCAGGACCCCAAGAGAGACACAGCACTTTGGGAGAAACCAAAGTCGGGGAAGAACAGGGGCAGATGGAGCGGCAGGTCGGAGAGGACGGGCGGCACAGCAGCCAGCGCGCTGAGGAGAGGGTCCATCCGCAAAGGAGAAAAGCTAGGCGGCAAGCTGAAGTCTCCCAAAGAGCGAGGGATGACAGGAACCGGATTGGACGGCGTGGTCCTCCACGACCTGTCCAGCAGCCGTAACTTCAGCGAGACCCGAGGTGGCGTCGACGGGGCGGCCAAGTTGCCTCCTTCCGTCATACTCGGAGAGCCGGGCAGCGTGGACGGGGCGCACCAAGCCTCCAGCAGTGACTTTGTGCCCAAATGTGATATCATAGGCAAGGACGCGCTGTCCGCTCTCCACCGCGCCGGTTCGCAGCAGTGCCGACAGGAGATCGCCAACATCGTGTGTCAGCATCAGGCCGGGCAGCTCATGCCGGACGCACTTCCTCAGTTCTGCCCACAGCTCGGTGAGGAGCCTAAAACAC GTGTATCGAATCAGGTGCAGGCCGTCGGCGAGCTGGACAACAGCCTGTCCGGAGTGCAGAACCCCGTCAGGGTGGCCTTCGTTCTGATGGTGCACGGCCGAGCTGAACGGCAGCTAAAGCGCCTCATTAAAGCCATATATCACCGTGACCACTACTACTACATCCACGTGGACCAG CGGTCCAGCTACTTGCATCGGGAGGTGCTGCAGATAGCCCAGCAGTACCCAAACATACGAGCCACGCCCTGGAGGATGGTCACCATCTGGGGCGGCGCCAGCTTGTTGAAGGCCTACCTACACAGCATGCAGGACCTGCTCTCCATGCAGGACTGGAAGTGGGATTTTTTCATCAACCTCAGTGCTACAGATTTCCCCACCAG GACCAATGATGAACTGGTGGCGTTCCTGTCGCAGCAAAGAGACAAGAACTTCCTCAAGTCCCACGGGAGAGAAAACGCCCG GTTCATTAAGAAGCAGGGCCTCGACCGGCTCTTCCACGAGTGCGACAACCACATGTGGCGCCTCGGCGAACGCAGCATCCCAGAAGGCCTGGAAGTCTCGGGCGGCTCCGATTGGTTCGCGCTCACCCGCCGCTTCGTGGAGTACGTCATCAACTCCCAGAATGACCTGGTGTTGGGGCTGAAGCAGTTCTATTCCTACGCTCTGCTCCCCGCTGAG tccTTCTTCCACACCGTGCTCGGGAACAGTCACATGTGCGACACTCTGGTGGACAACAACCTGCGTGTCACCAACTGGAATCGTAAGCTGGGCTGTAAATGCCAGTACAAGCACATTGTGGACTGGTGTGGCTGCTCTCCCAACGATTTCAAACCACAAGACCTCATTCGGATCCAG CAACTGACCCGTCCGACGTTCTTTGCTCGCAAGTTTGAGTCAACGGTGAACCAGGAGGCCATCGACATCCTGGACACTCACCTGTATGGCCAGTACGCTCCAGGCACCGTTGCCATCAAGGCATACTGGGAGAGCCTGTTTGAGCAGCTGGATGGCATGAGCTCACTCAGCGACGTCGCTCTCACTGCTTACACTTCTTTCTTCCGCCTGGGCCTCAAGAATCTGGCGACTGTTCAGAGCAACGCAGAGGCCTGCAG GTTTGAACCAGTGGGCTACCCTCTTTCTGTGCACTTGTACTTTTATGACGACCGTTTCCAAGGTTACCTGGTGCGTCAGGAAGTCCAGGCTGTGGATTCAAAGGTCAGGGAGACACTGGAGATGTGGGCAGTGCCCCAAGCCACGCTGGTGGTGGAGTCAAACGTTAAGGAGTTTGAAAGGCTCAAGAATCTGGAA ATTGGCACAGAGTGGGATCCCAAAGAAAGGATCTTCCGTAACTTCGGCGGGGTGATCGGCCCTTTGAACGAACCCCTCGCAGTCCAGAAGTGGGCCCGTGGTCCCAACCTCACAGCCACTATTGTGTGGATCGACCCAGCTCTGGTGGTGGCAGCATCTTATGACATTACTGTGGATGTGGATGCAGAGTACACCCAGTACAAACCCCCACTGCAGCGCCCCCTGCGACCTGGTACCTGGACGGTACGGGTGTTAAAACAGTGGGAGCGCGTGGCGGAGGTTCGCTTCCTCGTCATGCCGCTAACCTTTAAAGATAAGAAGCCGCTACGCCAAG AGGAGGACAGCTGGCTCCATGCAGGCCCTCCGGGTAACCTGTACCTGGAGCAGAGCTTCCAGCAGCTCAGCTCTGTGCTGAAGCTGCCTCCCCAGGAGCCCGCCATGCAGGAGGCCCAGCGTAAAGCCCAGCTGGTGGGTCAGCCTCTTGAAGCATGGGTGGACAGCAGCATAGGGACCTTCTGGGTTACAGGCGACATGTGCGCCACTCAGACTTCCTCTTGCCCAGCCATGGGACCTTGCTCCAAGACATCCTGGAGCTCTCTGTCCCCGGACCCCAAATCTGAACTGGGCCCAGTCAAAAGTGATGGGCGGATCAGGTAG
- the xylt2 gene encoding xylosyltransferase 2 isoform X4, whose translation MVASARVQKLLRRYKLAIAAALTILLIQGLVVWSLRSLEEGEEERKIRSKLPDHNSQDPKRDTALWEKPKSGKNRGRWSGRSERTGGTAASALRRGSIRKGEKLGGKLKSPKERGMTGTGLDGVVLHDLSSSRNFSETRGGVDGAAKLPPSVILGEPGSVDGAHQASSSDFVPKCDIIGKDALSALHRAGSQQCRQEIANIVCQHQAGQLMPDALPQFCPQLGVSNQVQAVGELDNSLSGVQNPVRVAFVLMVHGRAERQLKRLIKAIYHRDHYYYIHVDQRSSYLHREVLQIAQQYPNIRATPWRMVTIWGGASLLKAYLHSMQDLLSMQDWKWDFFINLSATDFPTRTNDELVAFLSQQRDKNFLKSHGRENARFIKKQGLDRLFHECDNHMWRLGERSIPEGLEVSGGSDWFALTRRFVEYVINSQNDLVLGLKQFYSYALLPAESFFHTVLGNSHMCDTLVDNNLRVTNWNRKLGCKCQYKHIVDWCGCSPNDFKPQDLIRIQQLTRPTFFARKFESTVNQEAIDILDTHLYGQYAPGTVAIKAYWESLFEQLDGMSSLSDVALTAYTSFFRLGLKNLATVQSNAEACRFEPVGYPLSVHLYFYDDRFQGYLVRQEVQAVDSKVRETLEMWAVPQATLVVESNVKEFERLKNLEIGTEWDPKERIFRNFGGVIGPLNEPLAVQKWARGPNLTATIVWIDPALVVAASYDITVDVDAEYTQYKPPLQRPLRPGTWTVRVLKQWERVAEVRFLVMPLTFKDKKPLRQEEDSWLHAGPPGNLYLEQSFQQLSSVLKLPPQEPAMQEAQRKAQLVGQPLEAWVDSSIGTFWVTGDMCATQTSSCPAMGPCSKTSWSSLSPDPKSELGPVKSDGRIR comes from the exons ATGGTGGCCAGCGCTCGGGTGCAGAAGCTGCTCCGCCGATACAAACTAGCGATCGCCGCCGCGTTGACTATCCTCCTGATCCAGGGGCTGGTGGTATGGAGCCTGAGGAGTCTGGAGGAAGGCGAGGAAGAG agaAAAATACGGTCTAAGCTGCCTGACCACAACAGCCAGGACCCCAAGAGAGACACAGCACTTTGGGAGAAACCAAAGTCGGGGAAGAACAGGGGCAGATGGAGCGGCAGGTCGGAGAGGACGGGCGGCACAGCAGCCAGCGCGCTGAGGAGAGGGTCCATCCGCAAAGGAGAAAAGCTAGGCGGCAAGCTGAAGTCTCCCAAAGAGCGAGGGATGACAGGAACCGGATTGGACGGCGTGGTCCTCCACGACCTGTCCAGCAGCCGTAACTTCAGCGAGACCCGAGGTGGCGTCGACGGGGCGGCCAAGTTGCCTCCTTCCGTCATACTCGGAGAGCCGGGCAGCGTGGACGGGGCGCACCAAGCCTCCAGCAGTGACTTTGTGCCCAAATGTGATATCATAGGCAAGGACGCGCTGTCCGCTCTCCACCGCGCCGGTTCGCAGCAGTGCCGACAGGAGATCGCCAACATCGTGTGTCAGCATCAGGCCGGGCAGCTCATGCCGGACGCACTTCCTCAGTTCTGCCCACAGCTCG GTGTATCGAATCAGGTGCAGGCCGTCGGCGAGCTGGACAACAGCCTGTCCGGAGTGCAGAACCCCGTCAGGGTGGCCTTCGTTCTGATGGTGCACGGCCGAGCTGAACGGCAGCTAAAGCGCCTCATTAAAGCCATATATCACCGTGACCACTACTACTACATCCACGTGGACCAG CGGTCCAGCTACTTGCATCGGGAGGTGCTGCAGATAGCCCAGCAGTACCCAAACATACGAGCCACGCCCTGGAGGATGGTCACCATCTGGGGCGGCGCCAGCTTGTTGAAGGCCTACCTACACAGCATGCAGGACCTGCTCTCCATGCAGGACTGGAAGTGGGATTTTTTCATCAACCTCAGTGCTACAGATTTCCCCACCAG GACCAATGATGAACTGGTGGCGTTCCTGTCGCAGCAAAGAGACAAGAACTTCCTCAAGTCCCACGGGAGAGAAAACGCCCG GTTCATTAAGAAGCAGGGCCTCGACCGGCTCTTCCACGAGTGCGACAACCACATGTGGCGCCTCGGCGAACGCAGCATCCCAGAAGGCCTGGAAGTCTCGGGCGGCTCCGATTGGTTCGCGCTCACCCGCCGCTTCGTGGAGTACGTCATCAACTCCCAGAATGACCTGGTGTTGGGGCTGAAGCAGTTCTATTCCTACGCTCTGCTCCCCGCTGAG tccTTCTTCCACACCGTGCTCGGGAACAGTCACATGTGCGACACTCTGGTGGACAACAACCTGCGTGTCACCAACTGGAATCGTAAGCTGGGCTGTAAATGCCAGTACAAGCACATTGTGGACTGGTGTGGCTGCTCTCCCAACGATTTCAAACCACAAGACCTCATTCGGATCCAG CAACTGACCCGTCCGACGTTCTTTGCTCGCAAGTTTGAGTCAACGGTGAACCAGGAGGCCATCGACATCCTGGACACTCACCTGTATGGCCAGTACGCTCCAGGCACCGTTGCCATCAAGGCATACTGGGAGAGCCTGTTTGAGCAGCTGGATGGCATGAGCTCACTCAGCGACGTCGCTCTCACTGCTTACACTTCTTTCTTCCGCCTGGGCCTCAAGAATCTGGCGACTGTTCAGAGCAACGCAGAGGCCTGCAG GTTTGAACCAGTGGGCTACCCTCTTTCTGTGCACTTGTACTTTTATGACGACCGTTTCCAAGGTTACCTGGTGCGTCAGGAAGTCCAGGCTGTGGATTCAAAGGTCAGGGAGACACTGGAGATGTGGGCAGTGCCCCAAGCCACGCTGGTGGTGGAGTCAAACGTTAAGGAGTTTGAAAGGCTCAAGAATCTGGAA ATTGGCACAGAGTGGGATCCCAAAGAAAGGATCTTCCGTAACTTCGGCGGGGTGATCGGCCCTTTGAACGAACCCCTCGCAGTCCAGAAGTGGGCCCGTGGTCCCAACCTCACAGCCACTATTGTGTGGATCGACCCAGCTCTGGTGGTGGCAGCATCTTATGACATTACTGTGGATGTGGATGCAGAGTACACCCAGTACAAACCCCCACTGCAGCGCCCCCTGCGACCTGGTACCTGGACGGTACGGGTGTTAAAACAGTGGGAGCGCGTGGCGGAGGTTCGCTTCCTCGTCATGCCGCTAACCTTTAAAGATAAGAAGCCGCTACGCCAAG AGGAGGACAGCTGGCTCCATGCAGGCCCTCCGGGTAACCTGTACCTGGAGCAGAGCTTCCAGCAGCTCAGCTCTGTGCTGAAGCTGCCTCCCCAGGAGCCCGCCATGCAGGAGGCCCAGCGTAAAGCCCAGCTGGTGGGTCAGCCTCTTGAAGCATGGGTGGACAGCAGCATAGGGACCTTCTGGGTTACAGGCGACATGTGCGCCACTCAGACTTCCTCTTGCCCAGCCATGGGACCTTGCTCCAAGACATCCTGGAGCTCTCTGTCCCCGGACCCCAAATCTGAACTGGGCCCAGTCAAAAGTGATGGGCGGATCAGGTAG
- the xylt2 gene encoding xylosyltransferase 2 isoform X2 codes for MVASARVQKLLRRYKLAIAAALTILLIQGLVVWSLRSLEEGEEERKIRSKLPDHNSQDPKRDTALWEKPKSGKNRGRWSGRSERTGGTAASALRRGSIRKGEKLGGKLKSPKERGMTGTGLDGVVLHDLSSSRNFSETRGGVDGAAKLPPSVILGEPGSVDGAHQASSSDFVPKCDIIGKDALSALHRAGSQQCRQEIANIVCQHQAGQLMPDALPQFCPQLGEEPKTRVSNQVQAVGELDNSLSGVQNPVRVAFVLMVHGRAERQLKRLIKAIYHRDHYYYIHVDQRSSYLHREVLQIAQQYPNIRATPWRMVTIWGGASLLKAYLHSMQDLLSMQDWKWDFFINLSATDFPTRTNDELVAFLSQQRDKNFLKSHGRENARFIKKQGLDRLFHECDNHMWRLGERSIPEGLEVSGGSDWFALTRRFVEYVINSQNDLVLGLKQFYSYALLPAESFFHTVLGNSHMCDTLVDNNLRVTNWNRKLGCKCQYKHIVDWCGCSPNDFKPQDLIRIQQLTRPTFFARKFESTVNQEAIDILDTHLYGQYAPGTVAIKAYWESLFEQLDGMSSLSDVALTAYTSFFRLGLKNLATVQSNAEACRFEPVGYPLSVHLYFYDDRFQGYLVRQEVQAVDSKVRETLEMWAVPQATLVVESNVKEFERLKNLEIGTEWDPKERIFRNFGGVIGPLNEPLAVQKWARGPNLTATIVWIDPALVVAASYDITVDVDAEYTQYKPPLQRPLRPGTWTVRVLKQWERVAEVRFLVMPLTFKDKKPLRQEEDSWLHAGPPGNLYLEQSFQQLSSVLKLPPQEPAMQEAQRKAQLVGQPLEAWVDSSIGTFWVTGDMCATQTSSCPAMGPCSKTSWSSLSPDPKSELGPVKSDGRIR; via the exons ATGGTGGCCAGCGCTCGGGTGCAGAAGCTGCTCCGCCGATACAAACTAGCGATCGCCGCCGCGTTGACTATCCTCCTGATCCAGGGGCTGGTGGTATGGAGCCTGAGGAGTCTGGAGGAAGGCGAGGAAGAG agaAAAATACGGTCTAAGCTGCCTGACCACAACAGCCAGGACCCCAAGAGAGACACAGCACTTTGGGAGAAACCAAAGTCGGGGAAGAACAGGGGCAGATGGAGCGGCAGGTCGGAGAGGACGGGCGGCACAGCAGCCAGCGCGCTGAGGAGAGGGTCCATCCGCAAAGGAGAAAAGCTAGGCGGCAAGCTGAAGTCTCCCAAAGAGCGAGGGATGACAGGAACCGGATTGGACGGCGTGGTCCTCCACGACCTGTCCAGCAGCCGTAACTTCAGCGAGACCCGAGGTGGCGTCGACGGGGCGGCCAAGTTGCCTCCTTCCGTCATACTCGGAGAGCCGGGCAGCGTGGACGGGGCGCACCAAGCCTCCAGCAGTGACTTTGTGCCCAAATGTGATATCATAGGCAAGGACGCGCTGTCCGCTCTCCACCGCGCCGGTTCGCAGCAGTGCCGACAGGAGATCGCCAACATCGTGTGTCAGCATCAGGCCGGGCAGCTCATGCCGGACGCACTTCCTCAGTTCTGCCCACAGCTCGGTGAGGAGCCTAAAACAC GTGTATCGAATCAGGTGCAGGCCGTCGGCGAGCTGGACAACAGCCTGTCCGGAGTGCAGAACCCCGTCAGGGTGGCCTTCGTTCTGATGGTGCACGGCCGAGCTGAACGGCAGCTAAAGCGCCTCATTAAAGCCATATATCACCGTGACCACTACTACTACATCCACGTGGACCAG CGGTCCAGCTACTTGCATCGGGAGGTGCTGCAGATAGCCCAGCAGTACCCAAACATACGAGCCACGCCCTGGAGGATGGTCACCATCTGGGGCGGCGCCAGCTTGTTGAAGGCCTACCTACACAGCATGCAGGACCTGCTCTCCATGCAGGACTGGAAGTGGGATTTTTTCATCAACCTCAGTGCTACAGATTTCCCCACCAG GACCAATGATGAACTGGTGGCGTTCCTGTCGCAGCAAAGAGACAAGAACTTCCTCAAGTCCCACGGGAGAGAAAACGCCCG GTTCATTAAGAAGCAGGGCCTCGACCGGCTCTTCCACGAGTGCGACAACCACATGTGGCGCCTCGGCGAACGCAGCATCCCAGAAGGCCTGGAAGTCTCGGGCGGCTCCGATTGGTTCGCGCTCACCCGCCGCTTCGTGGAGTACGTCATCAACTCCCAGAATGACCTGGTGTTGGGGCTGAAGCAGTTCTATTCCTACGCTCTGCTCCCCGCTGAG tccTTCTTCCACACCGTGCTCGGGAACAGTCACATGTGCGACACTCTGGTGGACAACAACCTGCGTGTCACCAACTGGAATCGTAAGCTGGGCTGTAAATGCCAGTACAAGCACATTGTGGACTGGTGTGGCTGCTCTCCCAACGATTTCAAACCACAAGACCTCATTCGGATCCAG CAACTGACCCGTCCGACGTTCTTTGCTCGCAAGTTTGAGTCAACGGTGAACCAGGAGGCCATCGACATCCTGGACACTCACCTGTATGGCCAGTACGCTCCAGGCACCGTTGCCATCAAGGCATACTGGGAGAGCCTGTTTGAGCAGCTGGATGGCATGAGCTCACTCAGCGACGTCGCTCTCACTGCTTACACTTCTTTCTTCCGCCTGGGCCTCAAGAATCTGGCGACTGTTCAGAGCAACGCAGAGGCCTGCAG GTTTGAACCAGTGGGCTACCCTCTTTCTGTGCACTTGTACTTTTATGACGACCGTTTCCAAGGTTACCTGGTGCGTCAGGAAGTCCAGGCTGTGGATTCAAAGGTCAGGGAGACACTGGAGATGTGGGCAGTGCCCCAAGCCACGCTGGTGGTGGAGTCAAACGTTAAGGAGTTTGAAAGGCTCAAGAATCTGGAA ATTGGCACAGAGTGGGATCCCAAAGAAAGGATCTTCCGTAACTTCGGCGGGGTGATCGGCCCTTTGAACGAACCCCTCGCAGTCCAGAAGTGGGCCCGTGGTCCCAACCTCACAGCCACTATTGTGTGGATCGACCCAGCTCTGGTGGTGGCAGCATCTTATGACATTACTGTGGATGTGGATGCAGAGTACACCCAGTACAAACCCCCACTGCAGCGCCCCCTGCGACCTGGTACCTGGACGGTACGGGTGTTAAAACAGTGGGAGCGCGTGGCGGAGGTTCGCTTCCTCGTCATGCCGCTAACCTTTAAAGATAAGAAGCCGCTACGCCAAG AGGAGGACAGCTGGCTCCATGCAGGCCCTCCGGGTAACCTGTACCTGGAGCAGAGCTTCCAGCAGCTCAGCTCTGTGCTGAAGCTGCCTCCCCAGGAGCCCGCCATGCAGGAGGCCCAGCGTAAAGCCCAGCTGGTGGGTCAGCCTCTTGAAGCATGGGTGGACAGCAGCATAGGGACCTTCTGGGTTACAGGCGACATGTGCGCCACTCAGACTTCCTCTTGCCCAGCCATGGGACCTTGCTCCAAGACATCCTGGAGCTCTCTGTCCCCGGACCCCAAATCTGAACTGGGCCCAGTCAAAAGTGATGGGCGGATCAGGTAG